One genomic window of Fusarium fujikuroi IMI 58289 draft genome, chromosome FFUJ_chr01 includes the following:
- a CDS encoding related to YVC1 Vacuolar cation channel, with protein sequence MAGNTRRRITLPDPEERRPLLSRLSTGGPENRDALYSCMTDPHSHLPVYTNIHRIRRDIISVVEDYLSLAQLQDLRINVTVVRPLVDKFYGLNDISIIYCLLVNRAQFLEEQSHLNNRHNVNFTRATLCELIATRILRRFGEVHDDDHDGLLLLAHILVAGFEPFQNAPEEIRDEAERTTSWVDYKTLPSLEVAIVTESKHFLSSATCQKVVNAIYEGRIVYTPSTFWDIIPDHYKLKPISIYDPRESPLLNQYRLIVPRTRNVLESIQFATLLTLYVAVMVLRRKNRYGPTEAAFSIFAFGWGLDQFATILAHGWNVYTQNLWSFLDVAFVLIYWVYLVLRFLGWKLGDANLDEQAFDVLALAAPVLVPRLAFNLLSDNLVFLSLRSMMADFFFLTALSAWCFLGFLLSLLWLGEGAHPILTISKWMIYIWFGLDGTGIHRSTEFHWLLGPSVMVAFAFLGNTLFLTILVSMLSNTFSNISSNAIAEISFRRAVLTLEGVKADAVFAYQPPFNILAVFLFIPLKFVVSPRWFHKIHVTAVKILNLPLLLIIAVAERRLLWPSREIEDPTEIKSPPPTKSQFWKKWRLTVHRDLRAVFQVPPPDTVHDDIAVDDDLTHHLIRRQFTRNATNDIEPRNLHNTSRPDPGARRPSRRDSMFPGIPPQKLRGSFSENDMFEGTTDRLANMEKAIRRMETMLSRLVPSVEDAISDDELEQSGTLRGDNTTESSFRGLADRDS encoded by the exons ATGGCTGGCAACACCCGCCGGCGCATCACGTTGCCGGATCCTGAAGAGCGACGGCCTTTACTGAGTAGGCTCAGTACAGGCGGCCCAGAGAACCGCGATGCCCTGTATAGTTGCATGACAGACCCTCATAGTCACTTACCTGTGTATACCAACATACACCGTATTCGTCGCGACATCATCAGCGTTGTTGAGGACTATTTGAGCCTCGCCCAGCTGCAGGATCTGAGGATTAATGTTACAGTTGTGCGGCCGTTGGTTGATAAGTTCTATGGCCTCAACGACATATCCATCA TCTACTGTTTGCTGGTTAATCGTGCTCAGTTTCTCGAAGAGCAGTCTCATCTCAATAATCGCCACAATGTCAACTTCACACGTGCTACTCTATGTGAGCTCATAGCTACGCGCATCCTGAGACGCTTTGGTGAAGtgcatgatgatgaccaCGACGGCCTTTTGCTTCTGGCTCATATTCTAGTCGCTGGCTTTGAACCCTTCCAGAATGCCCCAGAAGAGATTCGAGACGAGGCAGAGCGCACCACCTCCTGGGTTGATTACAAGACGCTGCCATCTCTTGAGGTGGCTATTGTCACCGAGAGCAAGCATTTCTTGAGTTCAGCGACTTGCCAAAAGGTCGTCAACGCCATATACGAGGGTCGAATTGTCTATACCCCCTCGACATTTTGGGACATCATCCCCGATCATTACAAGTTAAAACCCATCTCTATTTATGATCCTCGCGAATCCCCTCTTCTCAACCAATATCGTCTGATTGTCCCTCGAACCCGAAATGTCCTCGAGTCAATCCAATTCGCCACTCTGCTCACTCTCTACGTCGCGGTTATGGTTCTTAGAAGGAAAAACCGCTATGGACCAACAGAAGCAGCCTTTTCTATCTTTGCTTTTGGATGGGGCTTGGATCAATTTGCTACTATTCTAGCACATGGTTG GAACGTCTATACCCAGAACCTGTGGTCATTCCTTGATGTGGCTTTTGTTCTCATCTACTGGGTATATCTTGTATTGCGGTTCTTGGGCTGGAAGCTTGGTGACGCGAACCTAGACGAACAGGCGTTTGATGTGCTTGCACTCGCCGCTCCTGTCTTGGTTCCGCGGCTTGCTTTCAATCTGCTGAGCGACAATCTCGTGTTCTTGTCCCTCAGGTCAATGATGGCGgactttttcttcctcacaGCTCTATCTGCCTGGTGTTTCTTGGGGTTTCTGCTGTCACTTCTGTGGCTCGGCGAGGGGGCACACCCCATCCT AACAATATCGAAGTGGATGATCTATATCTGgtttggattggatggaacAGGTATCCATCGATCG ACCGAGTTTCACTGGCTGCTAGGACCTAGTGTGATGGTAGCCTTCGCTTTCCTCGGGAACACCCTCTTCCTTACCATTCTCGTATCGATGCTTTCCAATACATTCAGCAACATTTCGTCAAACGCCATAGCGGAGATCAGTTTCCGCCGAGCAGTTCTGACACTTGAGGGCGTCAAGGCCGACGCTGTGTTCGCATACCAACCCCCGTTCAACATCCTCGCCGTATTCTTATTCATCCCGCTCAAATTCGTCGTGAGTCCGCGCTGGTTCCACAAGATCCACGTCACGGCAGTCAAGATTCTGAATCTCCCTCTCCTGCTTATCATCGCTGTTGCTGAGCGCCGTCTGCTCTGGCCTTCCCGCGAGATCGAAGACCCAACCGAGATCAAATCTCCGCCCCCGACAAAGAGCCAGTTTTGGAAGAAGTGGCGGTTGACGGTTCACCGAGACCTTCGTGCCGTCTTTCAAGTGCCACCGCCTGATACTGTCCACGACGATATcgctgtcgatgatgatctcaCACATCATCTCATCCGTCGGCAGTTCACACGCAATGCGACAAATGATATAGAGCCCCGCAATCTACATAACACCTCTAGGCCCGATCCCGGGGCTCGACGTCCATCTCGACGAGATTCTATGTTTCCCGGGATCCCACCCCAGAAGCTTCGAGGATCTTTCTCCGAGAATGACATGTTTGAGGGAACTACAGATAGGCTGGCCAATATGGAGAAAGCGATACGGCGCATGGAAACGATGCTATCTCGTCTAGTTCCATCTGTCGAGGATGCCatcagcgatgatgagctggagcAAAGCGGGACACTTAGGGGAGACAATACTACCGAGTCGTCATTTAGAGGTTTAGCGGATCGTGATTCATGA